Genomic DNA from Cloeon dipterum chromosome 3, ieCloDipt1.1, whole genome shotgun sequence:
TCGTTGACTGTGTATTATGAGAATCTCCAGGACATCATCAAGCAGTGTGAAAGACTATTACCTAGACAGAGTTAgtgttttaatgttttctaaTTATGTATTAGCTACACAAAAGTATTGGTAAACTAAAGGAATTTGCTTACTATTgtattttctgatttcagcGCCAGTAGCTACTAAAAAGCGAGGAAACGAAGCTATGTCAGTCTCGGAGACTCCTCCAACAACTGCACGTCGCTCTAAAAGAAGTATGGCTTGCAAAACTCCCGCGGGAGAACACAGTGATGCTGACCTGAGCAAACAACGAAAGAATGAAATTTCAGCAACCACAGTTACTAAACATTTTGACATGGAAAAGATATCAAACCGGAAGGAAAGCAAAGCTGAGCTTGAAGAGCTCAAGTCGCCTCTTAGGATGCCATCTCAGTTTCCAAACGAATCATCTGTGGTATCTCAATACAGCATAATTCCTGAGGACAAAGTAAGGTATTGGTTGGATGAAGCAAAGACAAGTGCAGTTCCAACTCAAGATAAACCCATTGACACCCCAATAACTCAATCGACTTTGGTGTCTGTTTCTCAAACTCGAGCTAAGCatcaacaacagcagcaaacttttaaaacaCCTCCAGTGCCACAAAGAACTACTGAAGAACCTCCTGCACCTGCTGAATCAGAAGAAACGCAAGCAGATTCAATTATTGTTAGCAATGCCACTAGAAGAAACTATGCTGCAGAAGCCATCAAGGAGGACAGTATTCTCAACTTGGACATTTCCATTGAAGAATGTCCAGGGCTGTTCAAATCGCAATCCGATGAATATCAGAATAAGCGCGAAGAGAAGAGGTTGAAGGATATTGAGAAATGTGACAACTTGGAGAAACCCAAATTGAGAGGGCTTGGTTTGAGGAAGAAGAAAGTTTTGCCGATCAAGTACGATGATGAAGATGACTCTGAGCCCAAATCCAACACTCCCATCAAAGAAACTAGAAGCCGTAACTCTATGTCGGATGTTTCCATTGAAGACTTCATTGAAGATGGAGTAAAGGAGAAACCTATTCGTCGCTATTCCAACAAAAAGTTAAACCCTCCAGTTAAAGTGCAAACTGATATTGACGTTGCGACACAGCAAGAAGTTTCCCCAATGAAGCCAGGAGTATTGAACAAAGAATTGCCTGCACTGCCTGTAAAATCATCTAGCATTGTTGAGGTTGCTTCGCCAGAGCACTCAcccttgaagaaaaagaaaactccaTCACCAGGCTTCTCAAGGTATCAAAAGATGAAGTCAGATTTCATggagaagaggaaaattctGCCACTCGACATTAGTACAGGTTCAACTCGAAACGCGCCGGCAGCCAAGAAGAGTGTTTCTCCAAAGAGTAGTGAGATGGTGATTGATTCAGCAAGTGAGAGAACAGTCGCACAAATGACAGTAAATCAACCACTAGCTGAACCTGCAGCCAAGGAGACAAACCATGTTGAAAACCACCACAGtccaaatttgattgaaaactCATTGCCTATTGAGGGTTTGCCTGAAGAACTACAAGGCTCTTATTCAGGAAATGCCGCTGCTCCAAAAAAAGCAGAACGCAACAAACCTAGAGctagcaaaaaattgcttccTGCACTTTCCATTCCTCCCACCCAAGAGAGCATTCAATCCTCAGCAAGCGCCACTAGTGTTCGTAAAAGAAAAACCTTCTCTCTTGAGTCAAATACTGCTGATATCGTGGGTAACAGTCCCCCTGGCCAAAAGACGTTGCAGACATTTGCCGCTAAATGTAAAACTCCTGAGAAGAACggttagtttgaatttttcattaaaatctattgtaatcattattttatttcctttcagcCACTCTCAAGAACAGAATTCAGTTCTTTAGACAAGGCAAGCTACACAGCGCTCGCAAGATGTActctgttcaattttttaaactcggaTATTTGAGCCCCATTACTGTGAAACGGAACATCAAATTTGTGTAGGTTAACCTTATTAagttatttgtttatttatccaGTCTGAAAATCCTGATTGTTTCAGCCGTAAGCAATTTCGAGATGCAGCGGTTCAGACTAGCCCAAGACATGCTTCACAAATGGATACGACTCTTGCTGAAAAGTCAAAGCTATCTTCCTGGGACCAGTCTGCCAAGTTGCCGAACCCTAACAAAACAACTTTATCAGAAACTGTAGAAGCAGAGAAGCGAGTGGATGATTCATCTGATGAAATGGATCTTGTTGAGAAGAGCCAAGAGATGATCGAAAATGACATATTTTTGCCTCAGTTGACAAAGGCTAAAGATTACGTGCTGGAACCTTGCCAGATTGACTCAAACGACATTATTCCTGCCAGCATGCCCACTGTTACTCAAAGCTTGAAAAGGCTAATCGATTCCAGCTCCTTGTCATTGTCAGCTTCAACAGGAAGCGTTGAAACGCTGCTATCACTGAATGAGTCTGAATTCGATCTGCAACAAGACCGGTCAGAGAAGCCAACGAAAAGGAGGAAACTGGCAAGCAGATTTTCTCAAGAAAATACACAGAACAGTGCTGATGTAAAAAGGATGCTTCAAAAGACAGCTCCCAATCCAGTTGTTGACGTTGTAAAGGGCGATGGGAAAGAATTGCAGTGGAGGGACAGCAGCCAGGATGCAGCCGTGAGGGCGGTTGTAATGGAAGATCTAAAATATGCAAGAGAAAAGGCAACCCAAGCCCATTCCTTGGGGACAACTTGCATCATTGAATCAACTCCCAATGAGTGAGTTCTGCATTACTTGAAATTACCTACAAATCTGAAATGAATGTGTTTCTAGCAAAAACGTGGGTGATTTAAAAGCTGGAAATATAAACAGTCAGGATGTAAGTTTCATTGTTTTCAATGATTATTGTATTGACAAAACTGTTGTGTTTTCCAGGCGCAACCTGGAAAAGCTCTGAATGCTAGCAGAATCTCAGCTAAGGGTAATAACATCAGTCCATTTCTCGAGGAATCTGATTCGGTATGCAAATGGTTAAAGGTTAAATCATTTGTAATGTATTGGTCCTATTAGCTCACGGAGAATGAAATTGAGCACCAAAATTCAACAGCTCTGAATAACTCAAATGAAAGTTTCATCAAATTATCAGCTAATGAAGGAAAATTGGTTTGCAAGGTATAGTTTGTAAACTAAACATTGTAAATACTATATTGGATTAAAAAACTACTGCAAGTGACTATCTTATCGGGATGAAATTCTATTTTGTAGGAGTCTGTGAATGAAGTTGAGGAGGAAGAGCTGGAAGTCATCGAAGGAACGCCCAAAGCAAAAAGGCAAAACCAATAGCAATTATTAAGACTCTATAATTTTGATAACTCTCTTTTCCTGCAGGTCAGAAGCAGTTGCAAAACTGGATCCTGCGGTGTCTttcatttttaccagtttGGCTAAAGGTCAAGTTGCGCAAATTCAGAAATTCTGCCAGACATTCAAGAGCTCCTCAGTCAACACTTCCATGAACCAAACAGTTACACATCTGGTGGTAAATTGTTACTATTTTGTTCATCATTCCCCAggtttcaaatatatttcaacaGGTGCCTCATTCTGAAGACATGAACACAGTCagcactttgaaattttatcttgcCGTGGCTAAAGGACTTTGGGTTGTTTCTATTCACTGGGTTTCAGATTGCATCTCTTCAGGGCGAATAATCCCAGAGGTATCCTAGTTGAAATAAGACTCATTATTTCTTGATAAATGAACTTGTTCTAGGAGCCATacgaaatgaaaaacatgCATGGGTTTGATGGGCCCCGCAAATCTCGCCTGAGCAAggggaatatttttcatgattttgagATGTTTTGTTTGGATGGAATTTACACTGGAGTAAGCAGAGAGCAGATCAAGGTagcttaataaatatttgactgGCAAGCTCTACTCTTGGTTAATTAGGACATTATTCGCTGTGGAGGCGGGCTGGCCCTGAAAAGCATCAGGGAGCCTCAGAAAAAGAAGTACCGTTTAGTTATTTGCGCATCAGAAAATGTGGACGAAggtattatttgatttttatattcaacaattatttatctgaGTTGATTCTCTATGTATGTGTGCTCGCCAAAATTTCCATTCCAAAGCCTCCGTGCTTGGAGTAAATTATTTAGGAACAATGTGGCATTGTTTCTGcagactaaaaattattgataccATGTCACTGCTTGACAGCTGAGCAAATTGAAACTTTGTGATGTAGTCCTAGCAATTAATCAATAACCTAACCCTGTTAAGACTAATTAGACCATGACAAAATTTGCGTTAGGGAAACCGacttgcatttaattatttattagaaaaaaatctgttttgatTCATGTGATTGATATATATCCTTGAGAGAATCAAATTGTATGGTTTTCTGTCACGCAGGAGCTATGGAGGACAGCAACTGCGTAGTGCTCATGATGGACTGGGTCTTGGAATCTGTTGAGAACTACCGCCTGGCTAGCGCCTTCAACTATCTGCCCATTGGTGTGTCTGTGACCCAAGTTTCACAGTCTCATTTTGATTTGCCTGCTGATATGCTCCGCTTTGAGGCTAGTGATGAATCTATGTAATGAAGCAGTATTGTATTATCAAGATGAtcgtatatttttcattaaatgtgctttttaaatttaagccttaattttattaatcaaaataacaCGAAATATTGCCACTTAAAGCAGCTTAGTTGTAAGTCATATATCTCGGGGTGGCGGAGAACTTGGCGTAAGACTTGATGACTTTGTTTACAGCCTCCAAGAAATCTTTCTCAGTTGCAACCTTGCGGCGGGCACGGATGGCAAACATTCCAGCCTCAGTGCACACAGACCTAATTTCAGCACCTTGAAACAAATGAAACTGCACCTTAGTATCTTGCGTTAAATCTAATTTGCAAACAAACCTGTGCTGTTGGGACATAGACGTGCGAGCAATTCAAATCTGATATCTCGCTCCACACTCATGGAACGagcgtgaattttgaaaatgtgagTTCTTCCCTCCATATCAGGCAGACCAAATTCCACCTTGCGGTCAAGACGGCCAGGCCGCATGAGGGCAGGGTCAAGGGTGTCCGGTCGGTTTGTAGCCATGAGGACCTTGATGTTACCTCTGGGGTCGAAACCGTCCAGCTGGTTGATCAATTCCAGCATAGTTCTCTGCACTTCATTGTCACCGCCTGCTCCATCATCAAATCTGGCGCCTCCAATGGCGTCGATTTCGTCAAAGAAGATCAAACATGCCTTTTTGCTCCTGGccatttcaaaaagctctcgtACCATCCTGGCTCCCTGATTGACGTAAGTTACCAAAACGTTAGTTTTTAACAAGGAAACATCCAACTGAGAATaagtatttttgaaaaaaaaaatgcattaccTCGCCAACATACTTCTGCACAAGTTCAGACCCAATTACACGAATGAAGCAGGCGTCCGTTCTGTTAGCTACAGCCCTAGCGCACAACGTTTTGCCAGTGCCAGGAGGTCCAAACAACAACACACCCTTCGGAGGCTCAATTCCAAGGTTGACGAACTTCTCAGGCTGTAAATAGATGAACATAAGCCTCTTCATTTAAGTACCCAATGTTGAATATTACGTGGAGAAGAGGAGTCTCCACGACTTCTCGTAGCTTGTCGATTTGTTCTTTGCAGCCACCAACATCGCTGTAGGTGACATCAGGCTTTTCCTCGACTTGCATCATCGTAACTGTGGGGTCAATTTTAGGTGGCAGAGGAATGTGGATCTGGTATTTGTTGCGATCAACGCCAACTCGCATTCCCTCTTCGATGTCAGTGGGAGCGACAGTATCCGCAAGGTCAACAACAAACTTTGCAAATTGCTTGACGTTGATAATGTATTTTGGGTCGTCAGAGTCGGCATTGATGATTTTCGTGCATCGTGCCACCTGCAAAGGCTGCTCATTCTGCAGGGTTTGCTTGTCAGCTGCCAAGTCCCAGAGTGCTGGAGGAGCAAGGCCAGTGTCAGACTCTTTGATTCCACTCAATTCATTGACCCTCTTGATGGTGGCTTGAGTGTCTGCTTCCACAGTCTTGATGCTCTTGGTATACTGCCCCTGGccctgaataaaaaatcaatacataGTTGAATTACATAACGCTATATTatgctaattaattacaacTTACGTAGCTCTTAAGGAGGGCAATGTCTGCTTCGTCAAGTGCTGAAAGAACCATCCgatgttttgttaaaaatttatctcgaTGATATcaaccaagaaaaaaattaaatgtttacacACCTTTTACTTCTTTCTCTTCCtccttttcttcttccttcaCCTTTCTCATATCACCTCCCAAGTAGTCcggcatttttcaaaaatttaaaaggccaatatttgtttaaatgttaataataTTCGCAGTCCTCGGAATGACAACTACAAAAATTGTGCATGAATTGGTTGAAAGACGAAAACAGTCGGCTTACGACTACGATGATTTTCGTAATTGTTTCGAAAACGAAAAGATGGCTTTGGAAGAACGCGCAGTGTATGATTTCGGTGCACTGCGCATAACAATATGACGCTAGGAGAAAACCGAGCGCAtctaccaaaaatttaaaccatcaTCATAAGAAGCACGAATGCGCATGATCAGCTTGACCAGGTtaaggttaattttaaatctgaagCGCTCGAAAAGGTGCGCTATGCTGGATAatgtctattttttttatttttaatgctatgCAAATGTCACTCTCCGCGTCCTTGTACTTAAACCATTGAAATACGATCACtattatgaaattataaataaggTACATTACAATGTTTTACTTACATTGGAATAAcagaaagcagaaaatttaaaaaaaattgactttaattattatatttatcagAATTCATtatcaatcaattaataattttattaaacactacTCTCGTGCACAacagataataatttaattatcaacGCAGTATGTATTTGTATATATAAGTGAGAACAAACATTTATAAAcatctataaatatttatatgagTGTGGCAAAGTCGAACaatgtaaaatcattttaatttatcctgCTCTTCCTAACATATATAAGTAATTTACTGCTAATGGCGGGTGCGCCTTTAaaatactatatttttaattttgctatttaaaattttaggtatTCTAGTGAAAACACTCGCTCGAACCCTGTCCCATTGTGCAGcctttcgaatttttattttcagaaaaaaataatattgcctTAAAAATCACGCTTCTTccattcaaacaattttatctcATCGATGGTCCAAAAATAACAACTGATTATGTAGTGATAACCTGAAATTGAATATCCGAGTTTTGAAAGGAACGCGCCCCAGATCGCCCCTCCAtcccaaatattaaaaacttttgcGAATGCAATGCGATGCAATGCATCCAACGTGCGACTGCGCTAAAAAGTGGGTGTAACGcgtcaaatgaaaatttggggcATTTCTTCTGACTGGACATCGTGGGTCATAGAACTGCCGCAGAAATAATTCCCGACTTGTGATTGACCTCAAACA
This window encodes:
- the Rpt1 gene encoding 26S proteasome regulatory subunit 7 yields the protein MPDYLGGDMRKVKEEEKEEEKEVKALDEADIALLKSYGQGQYTKSIKTVEADTQATIKRVNELSGIKESDTGLAPPALWDLAADKQTLQNEQPLQVARCTKIINADSDDPKYIINVKQFAKFVVDLADTVAPTDIEEGMRVGVDRNKYQIHIPLPPKIDPTVTMMQVEEKPDVTYSDVGGCKEQIDKLREVVETPLLHPEKFVNLGIEPPKGVLLFGPPGTGKTLCARAVANRTDACFIRVIGSELVQKYVGEGARMVRELFEMARSKKACLIFFDEIDAIGGARFDDGAGGDNEVQRTMLELINQLDGFDPRGNIKVLMATNRPDTLDPALMRPGRLDRKVEFGLPDMEGRTHIFKIHARSMSVERDIRFELLARLCPNSTGAEIRSVCTEAGMFAIRARRKVATEKDFLEAVNKVIKSYAKFSATPRYMTYN
- the LOC135941317 gene encoding uncharacterized protein LOC135941317 — protein: MHRTKGTTTTTSLSDDEITLLRISHSLLTEKIKCKICNNSMKKVAGIQCGHVFCRPCIVKQLQKSSLCPLCNSEVDKNITIVNKSLTVYYENLQDIIKQCERLLPRQTPVATKKRGNEAMSVSETPPTTARRSKRSMACKTPAGEHSDADLSKQRKNEISATTVTKHFDMEKISNRKESKAELEELKSPLRMPSQFPNESSVVSQYSIIPEDKVRYWLDEAKTSAVPTQDKPIDTPITQSTLVSVSQTRAKHQQQQQTFKTPPVPQRTTEEPPAPAESEETQADSIIVSNATRRNYAAEAIKEDSILNLDISIEECPGLFKSQSDEYQNKREEKRLKDIEKCDNLEKPKLRGLGLRKKKVLPIKYDDEDDSEPKSNTPIKETRSRNSMSDVSIEDFIEDGVKEKPIRRYSNKKLNPPVKVQTDIDVATQQEVSPMKPGVLNKELPALPVKSSSIVEVASPEHSPLKKKKTPSPGFSRYQKMKSDFMEKRKILPLDISTGSTRNAPAAKKSVSPKSSEMVIDSASERTVAQMTVNQPLAEPAAKETNHVENHHSPNLIENSLPIEGLPEELQGSYSGNAAAPKKAERNKPRASKKLLPALSIPPTQESIQSSASATSVRKRKTFSLESNTADIVGNSPPGQKTLQTFAAKCKTPEKNATLKNRIQFFRQGKLHSARKMYSVQFFKLGYLSPITVKRNIKFVRKQFRDAAVQTSPRHASQMDTTLAEKSKLSSWDQSAKLPNPNKTTLSETVEAEKRVDDSSDEMDLVEKSQEMIENDIFLPQLTKAKDYVLEPCQIDSNDIIPASMPTVTQSLKRLIDSSSLSLSASTGSVETLLSLNESEFDLQQDRSEKPTKRRKLASRFSQENTQNSADVKRMLQKTAPNPVVDVVKGDGKELQWRDSSQDAAVRAVVMEDLKYAREKATQAHSLGTTCIIESTPNDKNVGDLKAGNINSQDAQPGKALNASRISAKGNNISPFLEESDSLTENEIEHQNSTALNNSNESFIKLSANEGKLVCKESVNEVEEEELEVIEGTPKAKRSEAVAKLDPAVSFIFTSLAKGQVAQIQKFCQTFKSSSVNTSMNQTVTHLVVPHSEDMNTVSTLKFYLAVAKGLWVVSIHWVSDCISSGRIIPEEPYEMKNMHGFDGPRKSRLSKGNIFHDFEMFCLDGIYTGVSREQIKDIIRCGGGLALKSIREPQKKKYRLVICASENVDEGAMEDSNCVVLMMDWVLESVENYRLASAFNYLPIGVSVTQVSQSHFDLPADMLRFEASDESM